The DNA sequence CATCGATGTTCCCCCCGTAAGTAGTCTTGTAGAGCTCGAGCCTCCGCATGGCCCTCTCTTCCGCGACGCGGTCGCTGTCGCTCTTGGCCCAGCGCCAGATGTGTTGAGAAGGGTAGTCCTCTCTGGCGCCCTGCTCCAGCGGTATCCCGCCATGCGGCAAGCGGTCATCGCCGCGACAACGTACAGCACGTAGGCCGCCTCCATTGTCGTCGACGTCCTCGATGTTGAACAGCTCGGTCCCGAAACGCCCAGGATCAGACCAGCATGCACCCCTGGCGGTGCCTCTGAAACCTCGTTCCTGCCCTCGATCTTGCGTCTGAAAAATCGGAAACGTCAGCTCGGAAGGAGGCTCCGTGCCTCCAGAGTCCAGCTGGATTTCACCGGGACTCAAGCGGCCCGCGTCGTCGATCTGGAGCGAAGCTGCCTCGAAGGCTCCGTGGTCTTCTGGTAGTTCGTCGGGGGGAAGGAACGGTGGGTGTTGAAAGAAGAGTCCCGGAGACCGCGCCTCCGCGGAGAGAAGCCGTCGTTCGTCGTCAGGAACACCCGACATTGACCGGCACAACGCCTCCGGAGAGCGATCTTCCGCGGACGTGAACGTGACGACGCATAGGCCCTCGACATCGCTCTCCACATCCTGCGAAGTGGAGTGCTCCGAATCGCTTTTGCTACTCGAGCAACAACTAGACTCGTCGTGCGCGCTGCCAGCGGAGACGAAATCGGACGACGCGTCAAAGTTCATCGCAGGATTGTTCCGATCGACGACAGCCTGGTAACTGGCTTTTCTGCAGACGGGTGCAGCGCACGCCTCAGGCGCGGAGCGGTACTCTTGATCTCGTTGAGGCTTCGGGTGCTTCCCTTTCTTCCGACGGGACTGTTGACCCTCTTCATCATCGGAAGCCGGGAAGAAGGCGAAGTCACTGGAAGAGACGCGTCGGGCGGGATGGCTCGCTCTCTGAACTGCCGGCGTGTCGGGAGGCGACGACTTCGCACTCGCCGTCCGTTCACGCGACGAGTGCGCGTGATGTCGGCTGATGCTCCGCGCCCGGGTCGATCTCCTCATCGCCGCCGGACTCGACGGCCTCCGACGAAGGTCCTCGCCTCGAATCTCGCTCTGCGCTGTGCTCACGCTAAGCAGCAGTGCCATCTCGCTTATTATCTTTGTTAACCTGTCCAGCGACGCATGCATTTCTTCTAGGGTCATCGAGGCCCTCGCGCCCTCCACGGACTCTTCGTCTTCCTGTATCTCCGGCTGTTCTTCCTGCTCCTGCTCATAATTATCATGATGATAGTGGCGGTGGCAATGCGCTGCTTCTCCATTCGTCGCTTCAGGTTCCCGCTGTCGAGCTGGTGATTGGCTCCTCGACTCCGATTCGTAGGTCCAGGTAGGCGACTGTACCAGGCGCTTTCGCTTAACCGCTTTCCCCTTTTCGTTAACGCCGATAGCGTCAACTCTGGTCTTAGGGCTGCAGAAAAGTCGGACAGGTCGACAAGGTATCGGTTCATTTGTTTAATGTGAATTCTCTGATTAAGAGTTAAGATCGACTCATTAAATTCTTGCCCTCAGCTATGGCGGGTAAGTTCAGTTGTTTATGTATATTCTACAACGCTTCTTCTTATGGTCCTTTCGGCTCGCGATGCCCGCTGCAACTGACTCTTCTGGCACAAAACAGACTTTGTAAGGTTTCGAGAAAGGTAACCTAAGATTTTTAGACAGaaccttttttttaatattattgTCCTTTTAAGAAAGCTGCAGCAGCCAATTGGCGCTCTGCTAACCTtaagggcccccccccccccccatttagcGTTTTTACCGGCGTTTTCTGGCGTCTCGTCACCTGGCGTCGACCCTAACGGGTGGCACGCTCATGTTCCTATGGGtaggcagcgcaacccggacgaaagacgagaggaagtacacaatacgagcgcagactaacaaatTATCAGCAGGCagctcgccgccgccgccggaagcGGCTCGATGAGCGCAGACCAACCAGCGCTGGTCGGCGTGCCGCTCGTGTGGCTGGACGCTCTCTCTGGCGGCATTCGTGCGACGACCACGCCGAGAGACGCAGCGCCAGAAAacgggtggtggtggtaaacatttattactTGAGCCTTTTTTGCAATATTACTcgtgagggggctcaggagcgcgtagggtgtccgggagtttgtggccctaGGCGACCCTCAGAGCTCGGTCCAtcagccgtatttggtcggctgggttggagctagacaccgcggtctcccatccctcgacgtcggtgagttgccactcagagggtggctgcAGCTCAGGGCATGAGAACAGTATGTGATGGAAGTTGGCTCTAGGcgcgccgcagagcgtacattcctgtcgatataggcctggatgaaccagggtgagaaaagctggagaaaggAAGGTTTGTGCCTGAAGCTGGCTCCAAGCAGTTTGTTGAAATTTCGTTAAGGATTTATGTGGGGGAGGATATCCcaaccgcatttcgcggtagTGGAGACCGCTGAATAGGGGGGCGGCCTTTGCTTCACTGAGCACTGAGACTCATCAGATGCTGCGGCGAAGCACGTGAGCTCGAAAACTCGCATCCCGTTGCTGCTTGCACATACCGTGGTGACTTAGTGGTTACGGCGACGCTGCTGCTGAACCTGAGGGCGCTGCCTGACACTTAGCCTACCGTAGCCGGGAATCGAACAGGCGACCATTGCGGCGGAATGCAAAACCTTCTCGCTAACGATGCTTTGGGCACATGTTAAATAACTAGGGTTGTTCAAAATTAAGCGGGAGCCACACTATATTGCGCCTGTCAATCGCCCTTGCGTGATAGCAGACAGCCCACCTGTGGTCTGGACTTCTCCACCGTCGCACGAGGCCATAGTGAGACGACGAGGGAAGAACGCTCTGTCGCTCCGAAGCGACAGCCGAAGGGCCAGCGTCAGTCCAAGACTGGAAGGAAAGGATATGCAAGTGGGATGTAAATCGCCTGTCAAACTTCTGTTCCGCTATACGCGACGCGCACCGAACGAAAGCATGCAATGTAAACAAGCTCTCTGGGGCGGATCCTGTCCCTAAACAATAGTCATCTATCTTGTTTGCTCCCGCTTCCTTGTTTGCTAAGTTCTGCACACgcaactttcctgtcgagaatgctgtgagACGCTGGTAACGCGCATGGCGTTCGTGACCTGGACATATACAGGGCGCGCGGCGTTTAAGAAAGGAAAGGCATGCACGCAAGATGTCGATTATTGTTGGGGGCgagataaaccccaaagggtgcaaacttttcttagagtttACCAGGtttgcagtgacgtttgttgcaTGTTGCCGTACACCAGGCATGATGAAAACACGCGTGCGCTAATAAAACAGTTTCCAGAATTCCTGCGCTGCCAACGAAAGTTAAGTTTTCTTATTCCGATTTTTTAAACACTAAATTTGATTTCCGAGACGATAGTTGACGACATATTACACAAAAGGCAGCAAGAGTAAGCTTGAGGGTGCTTGGGAGCATCCACGATGTAGGACGCAGCTACAGGTTTTTCTTCAGTTGAGAAGGCTTCTCAGCGATACCGCCACCCTTGTGAACTTTATTTCTCTGCATCTCTTACTACAAAATGAACTGAAAAAGTTCCCTCTGCCACACTGTTATTCAAAGGGCTGCAGTCATTGTATAAACTACCAAACAATCAAAGCCTTAAGTATACAATGTGGACGAGAAAATTGTGATGAGAGTAAACATGTGGCTGGTGAAATAACATTGCGGCAGGAAATATAATTGAAAAAATCGGGTTGAAACGCTAAGACAAATGTGCTTCTACCACCAGCACGGCCCCGTAGCTATGTCGATGTGACAGAGACGTCCATGTGCCGGGTTTTCTAAAAGAAGCAatcgcgggaaaaaaaaaagactaccgTGGTTCTATATTTCCTTTAACTCCTCGTACAAGTGAGGCAGTGTGAAACTTTCAATACGCGCGGATACTGTACTGGAGTAGTCAACCGCGTACTCGCGGAAACCCTCAACTCCCAACCCTGCAGGAAACGCATAAACGCAATTCGCAAGTGCCTATATTTTCCAagttacctaagccacagccattttttttaaaagcaTTCATCCGCTTCTGGGCTGCTCCTGCAGGTAACCTCACACTCACCGTGCCTTAGCTGCTTCCCTCATTCGGCTACTGTGCATCATTTTGCTCGGCGCGAGAAATGCTTCCCGCAGCTCTGAGCAGAGAAACTTTGACCTCATAAGTCTGGGTGCGGCCGCTGTAGGCGTTGGCTGCAGCGAGTCGACGAACGAACGATACGTTTAGTCCACTGCTCCAAATTGCTTCTAGCAAAATTGAGATGtaattcttttgttttttcacttTGCATTGAACTCGTCGCTTCTTTGCTGGATTCAGTATAGGAATAAAAGTGCACGACACGACGCCGACACAGTGCAGTGCTGCTTATGTTTATTGATTCCTCCAAAGAATGAGCCAGTGATCCGACGAGCTTTGCGCTCACTTGTTTTATCTTTCCTGTGTTTCTATACGAACTGCAGCCGAGCTCACCTTCACCAACAGGGGCGAAGCGTATCCCGATGCGGGAGTCTTGAATCCTTCGTCCGACTCGTCGTCGGTCCGCCTCACGTAGACCTCCGGGAACGCAAAACGGGCGTCGCTGAAGGAGGACCGCTGGTCCACCACGCCCTGACGCTCTGCGAACAGCACGACCTGTCTGATCTGCTCCAGGTTGGACAGACTGTAGGAGAAGGCGCCGCCTCGCTGAGCGTCGAGGATGGTGCGCTTCAGTTTCTCCCAGTGCGTCTGCGCCCGCCCGGCGTCGTACTGCTTCTTGCGGCGACAACGGTCCGCCTCGAGCCTAGGGAGCAAAATACGAGGCTCACTGCTGCAGCGGCAGCCACCGGCCGGGGAGAAACGACGCAGCTGCCGCCTACACCGTCACTACCTCTGTCGACGGGGTCAATGATGCACCGCGTGTTACTGAGCACGCCacactttatttttattcatttgtttgtttgtttgtttgtttgtttgtttgtttgtttgtttgtttgtttgtttgtttgtttgtttgtttgtttgtttgtttgtttgtttgcagcgaACACGTtagaagtgctcgaaaacgttataaGTATGCGTGCTTTCCCGGTGCCCTGCATGATCTTTTACCGAGTTCATGTTTCGAGGGGAGAGGGGCACCGTTATAGGGTGATGTGCGGAGAAAACTTCGAATTAGTCCATTCATTCTCGCATTTTTTATTCGCTTTATGCGGTAGAAAATGCGCACACAAAATGGTGTGGATGAGGTGCACCGAATTAAGGGCTAGATGAAAATTACAATTGCTGCCTGTCTGTTTTTACTGAGTTTCTATTGAGTTTCAAGAGTCATTAATAATGGCCGTTGCTTACGAAAGACCTCTTGGGCAAGTACTCGAAAGTGTTACGCGGCCGCTGTCCGCAATGTTTCTCAGTGCCTTCGGAGTACTGTACGTGACACAGACTTCAAACACAGTTTTCTTAATTATAAGCTCTGGAAATAATGACTGAATACTCGTTTTTTTTCACATTTTAAGGCTTTATAGGAAGTGCATAAGAGTCACTCCATATTTGGtgaaaattgggggggggggggggggcacgcagTGTCGGATCTGCATGCAATATTGAATTTGTACGCGTGTATACAAGCGTGATACACATGTTGTCCCGATGCTCTAAGACAACGAAATGTAACAATTAAGTTATACTTGCTGGAACTGGGGTACAAAATTAGTCACATGCAGACAATGTCATAGAATGTTTGGCTTAGCTAAAAGTGaaatttggaagacgcttaagcttcgccttttagagtggaacgcgacagcgttcaatgaccccttactgcttttcatgcttcccggcaactgcaccttatggaaccgtaacgtttaccgggaaacgctggctggcGAGCGCCATGcctgaaggcgagctttctggtagaaacgcggcctcttgcacgGGTCGATATCCTgtcattgtttcgcacttttaatatttcagtttgAGAAGAGCTAATATAAagggcatgcgctgtcggtgtttttttttttcattgcatttgtttgtgggctgccgttgtcACAATTcctaggaataactttgtaaagaatgaaagacaaggtatgagcaactttggtggtacaGGAGTGGTTGGGCATGCatggttcggaatttggttcgaaattgTTTTTGCTGAAGCGACATccaacgccgacgccggattttctgcgacacgggttccttaacgctattgcgttaaaatgACATTCATAATGCAACTGCTCGAGCTAAATAGCTTCGCTAGAAATTAGACTAATTCTGCAAAAGCATAGAAATATCCTGTGTTTTCTTAACCGGAAAAGGAAGGGACTGATTATTCGAGGTAACAGGAATGACCAGCAATTTATACGTGTTTCTGTTTACCTCTCAATGAGCGGTTTTATTATATAGCTATTCAATTTACCGGCACAAATGCAAGACTTAATTATTACAGGAGTTACAAAGATTCAAAGTACTAGAAACATGAAACCAGGCTACTACTCAAGTATAGCAGTAATGTGCCAATACACCAGTAATCTTACCTGATGGTTGGAAGAACGATTTCTCGTCGGAGCTTCTTTTCATGTTGGCGTAAGAGAGGTGCGATGTCGAAGAAGTTTCCTTTTGGCTGCTCCTTGACATATGGTTCCATGCCACTCGCATCAGCATCACAGGCCTGATAGATAAAACCTTTAGTGTAGTATCCATTAATGCCTATAGAACCTGCTTATAGTCTAAAACGCAAAGTGGTCAAAGTAACTCCACTCTGCTAAAATAAACTTCAATTACACTCAAATCACGCTTGCAATTGGCTGAGATGTTAGCATTAAAGAATCCTCACTGGGCCGGTTCGGTGCGCAAAGGTGGCGTTTGCTAAGCGCTAAAACGAAAATTGAGTTTATCGAATTTCGTACACAAACGGCCGAGGTAATAAAACACTCATAGCTGACGATGACGAAATAATATTgctgattttattttttttagcgaAGGTATGGGATATAGAAAAAAGTAtgatgcagatccaatgcacaaatttgaatctatgtgaagcgaagctttcgtgacgCCGTTATTGAGGTGCTATTAATCTGcacatttcattcctgcgtctttgaCGCGAAGTAAACTGGCGCGCTCGCACGCTCTCTCGCGCACCCGTGCTGTGCAATGCGACACACGCGGCGGTCATCTCAAAAAAGCTAGTAGTTAAAGGAGTTGGCACGACAGAAGCATGCGTGTGATTGTAGTTTAACAGttggagcatcgggctgctgttctGGGGCATcgaggttcgatcccaccatcggACACgtaattattatttctttaaggACACGTTCTTATCAGCCGAATTCACACGGGGTTGGCGCATCTGGGGTTTCGTTGTATTGTAACCCCTCGCAGAAAGGGACGGTCGGTTAGGTAACTTGCATAAAAGTCGTGTGAAGATGAAAAATGGCATCAAATGATGCCTCTCCACGACGAGAACACGTAGCAACAGCCAGAAACTAATGGGGTATTCAATAATGAGTATAAACATCCGTGACCGGGGTGGGATGTGATTGTCTCCATGTCATTGCCATGTGCCATCTAACTTAACTGCTCGGCCAGATGGGGCGGAGTGCCCGAGGCACGTCAAGCGGGAAGGATCCGATGTAATCTTAATGCAGCTAGCGAAACACCTGGGTTCAAGAAGAAAGGCACTGTTGGCTAATCCAATTGAGCAAGTAATTAAAACGAATAAAATTCCGGTTGGATGGGGCGAAAGCAAGATGAAACTCATCTAGAAAGACAGAAGCGATAAGGGTAAGGCGAGCTCGCGCAGGCCAACTACAGTAGCGTTGGTGACATATAGAATGGCattgcaagccataaaattagaactgTCGAAATGGGTGGAGCAAAATGATACACGGGTTAACTACAGAATGGGTCAGTACAtaaaagcacataagaaaatttACCAGGATGTTACTGATGTTTCGGCCGGGGACCAGCCTTGGTCGAAGTGAAGGCCGGTTCCCcgccgaaacgtcagtaaagtCGTGTTTTACTGCCGGATCCTGTGATTCAACGCATCAACGCAGTACTGGTATATCTAGATATCGTAAAGGTGTTTGTTAGTCACCAGCGTTTGGGCCGACCGTCAGAGCAGGGCAGAGATTCTCAGCACGAGTGGCGTTCCCCGAGCACAGCGCTAGACAGATTGACCCGGCCATtagaaagcgctggagaggatgGCCCACTACAGCGTTTCTCTTCTTCGCTACAATTACCCCCGGGAACAAAAAGGGAGCCTTCCGGCGACCTAACAGAGCCTCACTATGAGTGGACCACAATACGGCTTGAGGCGCTCGATGTTGACAATGTCCCGTCCACAACAACGCACGTCCGATGAAGGTTTAACGGATTCGATCACGTATTTGGCGGATGAGCGTTCGACGATACGCTAGGGCTTTTCAAACTTGGGCAGGAGTTCTGAAGAGAGGCCAGGTGCAGCGGAAGGAACCGAGAGCCACACGGGCACTCTAGGAAGGAAGGTGAGCGCAGAAGTggtgtcaccgcgagtgctcttcTGGCGCTCTTGCTCATCGGAGGTAAAGGCCCGAGAAAGATGGCGGCAAGCTTCAGCATGTCTTGAAGAGGCAGAAATGAGCCCACATTCGGATGCATCCAGCCGGTATAATAGAATTGTGTCAATGATGTGCGACAGGTGCCGATCGTACAGTATAAAAAGGGTCAAAAGTCAGTGGTGAACTGAATAGCGGTGTTGTACGCGTAGATTATGAAGGTCACAATGACGTCCCAATTTGTGTGGTTGGAGGCGACGTACATAGCaggcatgtcgccgagcgtacggttgaggCGTTCTGTAAGGCCATTCAtttgtttgaggatggtacgctgtagttgtgcgatgaacaacgtggcactctatAAGAATGGCGTCAACTACTCGGACAGAAAGACACGTCCGCGATGACTCTGCAGTTCCTGAGGTGGCCCATGATGCAGGATGgaggcaacatcgcgcgctgCAGCTGCCAGGAGGGTGGCAGTATCGGCGtatcgcgtgaggtggtcgactgccacaatggcccagcggttttCAGCCGATATCACGTGAAGGGGCCCACACAAATCAGTACCGACGCGCCCAAACGGCCGGGTATAGCAAGTTAAAGGCTGCAGAACGGCTGACGAGAGACGGGGTGAAGGTTTCCGGCGCTGACAATCGGGGCAAGAGGGAACGAACTTCTGAACGTAGCTGTACGTCcctcgccagtagtaccgctgtcGAAGGCACTGTCGAAGGCTTCGGTCCCGTACCCTACGCTCAACCATGCTTGAAGACGCATCCCAGCACCTCCTATACCTGCCAGCTCCTCCTCAGTGACAGGAAATTATGGGATATCctcaagcacgaaggcatagatgaCGATTTCGTGGAACTGCTGAGCGAGATATAAAGACAACCGAGTACAAACTGTGGGAAGGGCGCTCCaagtggtggaaattcaccaaggattgaggcaaggatgtcctctgtcgCCATTGTTGGTCACGCTTTGCGTTAAGGACATAGAAACACGCCTGGAAGGCACTATAGTAAATTAGGTTTGGTTTATCTTACATTCTTAGTGGACAGAGCGTGCCACAGAACGCCCCTAGACACACGTAAGCGGACGACACattgctactagcggacaatgcaagagattcacagagacttgcgaatatgtgtggcaacgcagcgaACAACTTAGCGTTATGTTTAGCTCGGAGAAATCGGTAATTATGTTGTTTTCAATGAAGAGACGCATAATTACGTGGCACctattcaacagcaagtcatagtCAAGCAATATCAATACCTCGCCGAATACAAAAACGAGGGAAAAACTTattcaagcacccaccaagatgatctgaaaataaaggggaagcggcaGCAATAATGGAACATAGAAGGCTTTTGGACTACAGAAAATATTAGGTGGTGCGTGGAGTCTGGAAAAAAGTAATGGTGCCAGCACTAAGGTTCGTTATAAAATATGGTCGCAGGACGGCAGGAAAGCTCTTTGGCAGCGGTTGTGCGCCAGTTTATAGCTGCTGCTGTTAAAGGGCGCAGCAGCTAACGACGCACTCCTCTGTTAGCGCTCCATTCCAGCGTACAATAAAGATAATAGTAACATGACAGTTCACGACCTTCCGGCGAAGACGCAACGTACCGTGCTTCACACTGTGCGTAGTGCGGACTCGGCAAGGTCCCTCACGACTTGGCTGCGCGGCTTGTTTTGAGCGCTGACAGCTCGCGCTAATTTTGAACTGTTGATTCAGATTGGTTACAAGCAGCGCTGCGCGTCGCCAATTTCGGACTAACTGGCGCGACATCATCAATAAATcttcattctgaaaaaaaaactgttcgttATATCAACTTAAAACAAGTGTTTGCTTGCTTAAAACAAGCTCTAAACGCGTGAGTTTCTGCGAAAATTTCAAGGGGAGTTACAATTTCGACGTTATAAACAGTTTCGTAATAAAGAGCTTTGACTGCGCTGTATGCAGAAGACAACTCTATTACGTAGAGAATGAAACCTGTCAGTACCAAGCGAGTGACCATTTCAGGTAGCTCCACCAACAAAATTAATGCAAGAAATATACTTCGTAGTTACGTGAGCTACCCTGCATTATGAGTAAGCTCTATATATCGTACAACTAACACAGCAGCAGTAGACTGTATTTTCAGGAAGCAATTTACAGACGAACATGCTGATGCTTTTCTGCAAGGCTTGTTGGTTTACGAAAACTGCACCtctcacaaatgacattgtcaaGAGGAAGTACGAACTAAAGAATACTGACAGCTTCCTCATACAGATACAGTCACGCCTGTGTATAGCACATGGAAGCTACCCTAGGAAGCAAAGAAAACATTGTTTTACATTGTCACCTGTTATGAGCATCCTCTGCCCTCCAGGTCGGCCATGCCTTGTGTGTGCACAAGAAATCTTCAATAATCGCCTTAGAGAGACGAGAAGGCGTACTAATGCGAAACTTCGCAGGAACCAATTAGACCTTGTTTAAGCGCTAGTGCGAACCATAATGAGTGCACGGCAAAATACAAAAGTACTTCATTAAATACGAAAATTGCAATGAAGGATAGTCATGTGAGCAGGTGCTGCAACAGTTGGAAAAGAGCCTAATAAACAGACCTCAATAGTCTATGCATAAACAACTACAATCTTGAGTGATTGATCTCTGCGGAGACTCGGGCATTGCCTAAGGATTCCCTTTGGAAATATTTGCAGGTCGTTAGAAGGTTGGTTACAGCTAATGTTGTGCTTGATTCATGTTAAGTCTACCCAAATATGCtagcttttttgtgtgtatgtgtatgtgcatgtgtttATCAGTGTGTGCCACTGCTGAGTTTCAGAAACAAAGCTTGAGAAGCACGTATTATTCATCACGGTGTCTTGAACTACACAGCTGCTGTGATACTGCTCACTCTTACCCTGCGGTGACATACACTAGTGCTCTAGACAGAAGTGTGGACATCTGTGCAACTCATCCTACGAAATAATAAATGCTAAAAGCTACACAAGAATTATTAAGCAACATGTATTATATCAAGCCTGCCCACGCTAATGTTCCCTATGGGTGCCGATTAATTCCGTCGGTGAAAGTATTCAAACGAAGCAGTCAGCGGCATCGTAAGTGCACACCATTGGTCTAAAAAATATTGCTCACAACTGTGCGTTACGTTTTCATTCACATTTCGCAAGAATGCTGAGTTTGCTAAAACTATTATGGAAAAACAACCATAGCGATGATCATCATCAATTGCACCACCACGTGTAAAGCAAATGTCACTACAGGGTGTCGACCAAGTTATcatgttcaaattccctgagctttccaggttttccctgagtgcctttgcaaaattccctgagtgacacagaactttgttttatgtcaggacgggctgacaccatgtcgcccgatgctgtcactcgtTAATAAACATGTTAAAAATTAAACGACTTACTCCAGTTTggatagtaaggagtagtgtttattttattcaaaaagaaaacagaaaggaggGGTTAATAAAATACACAGTGAATAAGATATCTTCGAAAAAATGGTAAAGACCAATGCAAATCAAGTCGAACATTTAATAAATACGAATAAAAATAGACGCTTACAGAAACGAATAATTTTcaatatgaactatttctatcaactgatagtaAGTTCATTGGTATGAAGCCCGAACTTTGTCGCAAGTGTCAACCTCAGCTGTCCTGACATATCCCCAGCCCATGCACAACGCCTCAGTGCTGCGTTTCAttgctttaaaaagtttattttggtttgaatgagggacaccagCATCTCGGCGTagtttttttttagctcaagctccttcaaagaagagggGGCACACTTGCTTTCCCGTTCGTTCCTCAAtgtgtcggtcctttctgttctcgtcctcctcccgccacgcgttcgccccacggaccatttgaagtatcctcttggtcagttgtacagtcaacatccgcattttttcggactccctagtggtcgcgaaaacatccgaaaaatcggacagtccgaaaaaatgaatgcgtgtCTTTTACTGCGCTTGAGGCCTCAAATCGCCACGGCCACGTCCGAAAaggctctgaaggcctgccagtacatttaCAAGGCATGTAGgcgctcctactgtgacaggagacggcgggtgcccgcgtgtataattaaggataCATACTgggtcccgtgacaattgccgcttcccacacttgttaagcttcaccgcggTACTTCGCAtacgcttcaccgcataacatttcCGTATTGAGAAAAAGCTTACTTTCGAAAACCGGCATAATGCAACGCGTTGTGCTTTCctagcttcgaagccattggcgaggattacaaaagCTGAGTCGACGCCTTTGCTAACAGCAGCGAATTGCTAacaatagcgaacgtcgaagtagctagacctagcgttgccgcggtggtagctgcggctgccagcagatctgcgtgcgagagcgccggttcgaggtggcgtgATAGTCAAAATGGCGGCGgaggtggctttgattaatgctgtttcggacctgcagtcacggcaatAAAGTCCAGCAAATCGGGTGGCCacgggttcttgcgtccgaaatttcatacGTTCATGTAAATTGCCTCTATGGGGTAGGTGGCGGTGCCGGGAAGCCGTCCGCATTttcgggcatgtcccaaaaatcaggcgtctagaaaatcggtcgtttaCTGTACACTGGCAAGTCCTCCAGCCGACGAAACGGCACCagagacgattcgttacgattcttGTCTGTTACCCCAGCCAGCATTAGCGCGACTTTCATTCACTTTCAATgaaattgcagctaattttccctgatagaagcacaaattccccgagttttccttGAGTATTTCCAGGTTATGCAAAATCCGtaagaattcccggttttcccagttttcctggttggtagacaccctgagtagCTGTTACTCCTCTTATTTCCAGATTTCCTAGTCTGAACAAATGCTTCTCCTTAGGTCACCTGGAAATACGACGTGAAAGGGTCAACAAATGTAACAATATAGAAAA is a window from the Dermacentor albipictus isolate Rhodes 1998 colony chromosome 6, USDA_Dalb.pri_finalv2, whole genome shotgun sequence genome containing:
- the LOC135914246 gene encoding uncharacterized protein isoform X1, with protein sequence MEPYVKEQPKGNFFDIAPLLRQHEKKLRREIVLPTIRLEADRCRRKKQYDAGRAQTHWEKLKRTILDAQRGGAFSYSLSNLEQIRQVVLFAERQGVVDQRSSFSDARFAFPEVYVRRTDDESDEGFKTPASGYASPLLVKSWTDAGPSAVASERQSVLPSSSHYGLVRRWRSPDHSPKTRVDAIGVNEKGKAVKRKRLVQSPTWTYESESRSQSPARQREPEATNGEAAHCHRHYHHDNYEQEQEEQPEIQEDEESVEGARASMTLEEMHASLDRLTKIISEMALLLSVSTAQSEIRGEDLRRRPSSPAAMRRSTRARSISRHHAHSSRERTASAKSSPPDTPAVQRASHPARRVSSSDFAFFPASDDEEGQQSRRKKGKHPKPQRDQEYRSAPEACAAPVCRKASYQAVVDRNNPAMNFDASSDFVSAGSAHDESSCCSSSKSDSEHSTSQDVESDVEGLCVVTFTSAEDRSPEALCRSMSGVPDDERRLLSAEARSPGLFFQHPPFLPPDELPEDHGAFEAASLQIDDAGRLSPGEIQLDSGGTEPPSELTFPIFQTQDRGQERGFRGTARGACWSDPGRFGTELFNIEDVDDNGGGLRAVRCRGDDRLPHGGIPLEQGAREDYPSQHIWRWAKSDSDRVAEERAMRRLELYKTTYGGNIDGQPPHMQHTCGWRRLLNVSASGCANWRSSASSRPSRKSPTARRPAPCTCRQLIHQASLSEKLRDESIVSSGCRRPSSRSAAALV
- the LOC135914246 gene encoding uncharacterized protein isoform X2 gives rise to the protein MEPYVKEQPKGNFFDIAPLLRQHEKKLRREIVLPTIRLEADRCRRKKQYDAGRAQTHWEKLKRTILDAQRGGAFSYSLSNLEQIRQVVLFAERQGVVDQRSSFSDARFAFPEVYVRRTDDESDEGFKTPASGYASPLLVKSWTDAGPSAVASERQSVLPSSSHYGLVRRWRSPDHSPKTRVDAIGVNEKGKAVKRKRLVQSPTWTYESESRSQSPARQREPEATNGEAAHCHRHYHHDNYEQEQEEQPEIQEDEESVEGARASMTLEEMHASLDRLTKIISEMALLLSVSTAQSEIRGEDLRRRPSSPAAMRRSTRARSISRHHAHSSRERTASAKSSPPDTPAVQRASHPARRVSSSDFAFFPASDDEEGQQSRRKKGKHPKPQRDQEYRSAPEACAAPVCRKASYQAVVDRNNPAMNFDASSDFVSAGSAHDESSCCSSSKSDSEHSTSQDVESDVEGLCVVTFTSAEDRSPEALCRSMSGVPDDERRLLSAEARSPGLFFQHPPFLPPDELPEDHGAFEAASLQIDDAGRLSPGEIQLDSGGTEPPSELTFPIFQTQDRGQERGFRGTARGACWSDPGRFGTELFNIEDVDDNGGGLRAVRCRGDDRLPHGGIPLEQGAREDYPSQHIWRWAKSDSDRVAEERAMRRLELYKTTYGGNIDGQPPHMKAAHLRLASSPQRVGQRMCQLEIVCIITPIAQESNSAPTSTVHVQAAHSSSLPERKAP